The following is a genomic window from Paenibacillus thiaminolyticus.
CGCTCTGCGTAACATATACTTGCCCAATCCCTGCCCCCGATAGGCAGGCTTGACGGCAATCTCGTAAATGAGCGGGAGCTCTTCCCACGAAGATACGAGGCAAAGTCCAACGATCTCATTCGTCTCCCGGTTGATGAGTATGGAGGAAGCTGCTTGCAGCGCCTCCTGCGCAGCATGCTTGAAATAATATTCGGTGTCTTCCTTATATTGAGCATCCGAGCGTTCATCCGTTCCGTGCCGGTAGGCCTCCTTCATCAGATCGGTCAGCATCATGCTCTGGCTGGACTGCGGCGGGATGCATAGGTACGGGCTTGCTAGCGCGATGTCCTGCTGCTCCGTAGGCCGGATCATGCATTTTCTGGCCGGGAGCGGCTGGAAGCCTTCGGCTGTGAAGGCGGACAGGTGCTCGGGAAGCACGTTATAAGCATAAATAGGTCCGGAGAATGATGAGCGGCCGATGAGATGTTCCTTGAGAAAAGCGACCAGCGAAGACGACCATTCGTATGGCGGGAACATGAACAAGGAGCAGATCGCTTTATCGGTCAGCGTAACCCCGGCCACCCTGGCCCCATCGGCAATGATCCAATAGCAATCCGTCGCCACCTTCATCATTTGCTGCAAAGTATTCCAGCTCGGTCTGAACCATACATTTTTCCGGTAGGTTGCGAACTGCTTGGAGTACATTCCAGCATCGGCAGCGATTAGCTTGTACCCCGTCGCATCCATGGGCTGTGTCATACCATCACCATCTTTTCATGTCGTGTTTGATACTACTTTGTTACTCACTGCGATCCAGCGGCCATCCACATCCTCGAATACGAAGTCATGATTTGACTACTCCTTTTGCGGCCGATTCGGCGGATATCCATATTGGTCTCTGTATTGCTTCCGTTCTTCAGTAAAATCCCACCATTGCCTTGAATGATTGCGATGTCGGGCGAAGTCGACGATCAGTCGGCATTGATCCTCCACGCATGGGTCGATTTCAACGCCGTACAATTGTTCCAAGGCGTCAAATAAGTGTGCCCCATCCTGCTTCTTCAGTTCATCCAGCGAGTCATATCCTAACTCTATCATATCACGGGCGAATTTCGGACCAATGGACTCCATTCTTCTCAATGCAGCGTATTGATTTCCTATAATTCCGGCAAGTCCCACGATTAGAATAATCACAATCAAAATCGTCATGAGGAGCATCCCCTCCTATTATCTTGGCAAGGGGCGGGCCATTTCCTTTATCCCCGGATATTTTTAGGGGCTCGTATTTCTGGCAAACTTCGAAAGGTGCTCATTAAGTCCAATTTTCTATGCGCCCTATTCCTGGTGCTTACAAAGTCATCAGTAAACCACTATTTATTTGTCCTCCGTGCTGATAACACCATAAGTCGTTGTATGCTTCAATCAATTCGGAGAAATTCACATCAAAAAGAAGGGTATAGTAAATTTTGTTCATTCTTATTTAGCTGAATCTATATAATGCCGTTTTTTACTATCTCTCCAATTTACTTTCCATTTTTCTTGGTCTTTTCTATACCAATTTGCACCTACTGATCGCTCATAAAATTGCATTGACTTTCTCATAACGTTCTAGTATTCCTGACGTCGATTTCCCTACCTAAGTAAAGTAAGCGTTATTGTCATCAAGAGCGCCGTTAGGCAACATTGCACGGATTGCATATCACGTTTATGTATTCACGAAAATACCCAACCTTAGATAGCTCATATCTTAGGCTGGGTATTTTGTTGTCCGAGATTTACCTCTACCTACCGCACTTTTTCTATGAGTTTCATCCATTACTTCATACGTATGCTTTTCATTTCATCAAAATGGCGGCTGCCTCTAGCAAGCCGGCCAAGAAACTTTGTAAATCTCCGATTTACAAAGTTTCTTGGGTTCTGGATTTTAATCTGCCCGTCTCTTTCACATTAAATCATTTTTTTCTTCCATCCCCAAAAGCTTAAAAATGAAAAAATGACTATAGAACCGAAAAGATAATACCAAAATTCTCTATTTCCCTGTTTTCCGATAGCTAAAAGGATTTGTTGAAAAGGATCGGCGAGGAAGACCAATTTTTTAGTCACGAGCATATATAATCCAAAAGAACTGGCAAACGTAACAAGGTATGCAATTAGAGGACGTGACACTAATAAGCAGATAATACTGCTTAACAATAACTTAGAGATGCAAGTAAGCGTGAAAACGATGTAAAAGTAGGTTGTATACTGGATAGATTCCATTGTACCATAACTGCTTGTATCCAGATATTTATGGAATGTGTCAGCAGATGGGAAGAAGATCCAGGCACCCGCCATAGTTATAGCATAAGTAAGCATGTTAATGATAACAATGGTTGTTATCAAAGCCAGTAACTTCGCGAGCCAGAGCTGCCCCCGACTCTTGGGACACAGAACGTACAACCGGTATGCTCCGGAATGAATGTCACCGCTTATCTGATCCACAAATATTACCGGTAATAAGGCCAACGTGGCAATTAGAGTTAAACCGTTCATGGCAAACCAGGATGCGTTAAGCTTTGTCAAGGTAATAGAACCTTCCCCAAACCGATAAGTACCCGATCCTTCGCTTAACATCAACCACATATTTAGAATGACTACAATCATATAAATCCCGACTACTGTATAAGTTGTTTTACGATTCCATATCCGTTCCATTTCACTGGCCCAGGCACCCAAATGTAATCACTCCTTAAGCTCAGAATATTTCGGTCTTTAGCTGAAATAGTCAGCTCTAGTAAATTTCTTAAAGGATAAATAGGTAAAAACAGCCACGTGCAAAAGAACTAGGGTTACCATAGCTGCAATGCTGTTACTGCTTCCAGCAAACAGGATATTCAAATTTGAATACTGCATATAAGGAATTGTTATATTTCTAAATAGTTCAAAAAAATAGGAGGAGGGCGGAAACAAGCCAGCAAGGGACGTGTTCACTCCGTCCAAAAGCAGCGAGAACAGTATATAGATCATACAAAAACCTAGTGCATAGGTAACGTTTTTACTATACATCGCTAAAAAAACGAACAAGCTGCAAATCGCGATTAGCGTGACATAAGCCATAAAATAAACACTCAGCGTTTGAAGAGCAGAACCTACTATGAGCTGCTGTTTGTTAGCGTAGCCTTCGATAGGAATTTGAACGTATCCGGCTGCGCAGAGAACGATTCCGTAAAAAACAAGCAAAAGAAAAAGAAGAAAGTAAATAGTTAACAATTTACTAACAAAAATTTTTGTTTTAGAGAATCTTCGCAGAAAAACGAACCGTAATTGTCCATTCCGAAATTCATCAGTATATATGGAGGCTGCTAACACAGCGACAAAAATGTTGCACCAAAGATATAAATTTGAACTGATCCCGTAAGTCATCAAGCTTTCAGAAAAAAAATCTGGATGGAGCGTAGACCGGCCTTGCATAAAAAAAGAGACATCCGTATAGCTGATAACCAATATACCGAGAACGATGAGCCATAGCCATTTTTGTCGATAAATTTTGCTAAGTTCATTAATTATTAAAGCGCTCATGATTGCATCATCCGCATAAAAGAATCCTCCAAACGTTCGCCCTCGTTAACCAAATCAGCCGTTTCTCCACTCCAAACGATTTTCCCTTCTCGAATCACAATTAAATGGTCACAAATATGCTGAAGTTCATCGAGTAAATGGCTAGAAATAAAAAAAGTATAATTCTCTGTTTCGCGCAAATGAATAATAATATCCCGCAGTTCTCTCATTCCCATCGGATCAAGGCCATTGGACGGTTCATCAAGTAAAAGAATTTCAGGATGTCCAAGCATGGACTGTGCAATCCCAAGCCGTTGTTTCATTCCTAGCGAATAGGTTTTTACACTTTCATCAGCTCTACCTTCAAGCCCTACTCTTTGAAGCAGCTCGGTAATGTGTTTTTCACGTTCGCTTTTTTTAATCGTCTTATGTAATCGGGATAGATTACGAAGTACCTGCCTTCCTGTCATGTAATCAAAAAATACGGGAGACTCAATAATTGCTCCAATTTTTGAAATGGCTTCTTCGCGTTCCTTTACGATAGATTTTGAATCGATAAGAACCTCCCCCGTTGTTGGTTGAATCAACCCCGTCATGATTCGCATTAAAGTCGTTTTCCCCGCCCCATTAGGACCAATAAATCCATAAATTTTACCCTTTTCTAACTTAAAAGAAGTTTTATTAATAAGAAGACGTTTACCAATCGTTTTGGTTACCCCGTTTACTTCCAAAATGGGATGTAACATTTACTCCACCTCTTCTAAACTTATTGAAGCAGCAATGCAGCGTCCCAGCTTGGGCTCTTCGAATCAAGTAATGACGCCAAAACTACTGCTATTCCCGCTGATCCATTTAAAAAACCCGCTTCATCCATTTTAACATATTTACCATCAATAACCTTTTGATCATAATATCCAAACAGTGAATTTGAGTCGTAACTACTGATCAAGTCTTCTACAAGGGTATCCCTGATATATTTCATTTGTTCATCCCCTGTTTCTGAATATATGCGCTGAATGCACTGCAAAAGACCTGAGGTTCCATGGCACACTATATCTGATGTTAACCCATAATTATGAATCATTCTGCCCTCAACATCTAAAAACATCTGATGACTGGAAGTAAGCCAGTGCTTATTATTTAATGCCCTGCCCGCCAGCCAGATTGAACGAGTGATACCAGGAACCCCATAACACCATGAGTCTCTGTATCCTTCAATCGTCGTTTTCACAGAACCCTCCAGAAATTCCTCTAAGGAAACCCTTCCAGGAAATATCCTTCCTTGGTTTCCGGCAAACTCCCAACTCGATAACCACTCAACCATTTTGCGTATGTCACTAATACTATGGCTACTACTTATATTATTCATTACAGCTAGGCTTAGAAAGGCCAACGGACCTGCAATACCATGTGATAGACTTAGATTAAAATTACCGTTAGGATATTTAGAACGTTCTTTTTCCAAAAACTGTTCTTCTGACTTAATATGCCACCTCGGAATTTCAGTCGCTTGATATAATTTGTCAATACACAGAATATGAAATAACTCGCATATCTCCTGCACTACCTTCTTCCCTTTAGGTCTATGTGAAAAATTTAAAGCCGCTCGCCCAATACCGGCAAACCCGGAAATGACATCATAATCGCTAATTTTAACATTTCCTTCAAGCCACTCTTCTTTATAAAATTTAATCCCCCTAAGCACCTCTTCTTCAAAAAAAGTAAGCAAGCTATGTAATAGCCCTTGATATCGCGTTCTCCCCCTCGATAGTGCTTCAATACCAATGAGAATCCCTGCTAATCCATCGAACAGAGAAAAATCAGCGATACCGTTTTGTTGAATTAAGGACTGCATCTTTTTTAAATATTTATGTCCAACTAAATCCCAACCTTCGTCCGGAAATAACTCATCTAATTTCCCTAATAACAAACATATTCCTGGAAAACCGTTCCCCAAACTAAGCGGTGACCAGTTATTAATCGTAATTCCATCAACTTCTTGCTTAGGAACATGGATCATTTGATCTTGTACTTCATCTGGGTCTACGTACCGTGTGGCAATCGAACGAACAATATCAGCTACGTCATCTCTTTGACTACTATCAATTGGAACCCATGACGCAAGTTTATATAGCACCTTCTATCCCGCCTTTGTTAATACAGATTGTTAGCTCATAGCAATAGTTTTCTGTACAAAAGACTCTGCTTGTACTCTAAACATTCGGTTGTAGTAACCTCCCAAATCCATTAATTGAGCATGAGTGCCTTGCTCAACTACTTCTCCATCTCTCATAACGAGTATATAATCTGCTAAAGCAGCGGAAGAAATTCTATGAGTAATAAAGATCCCTATTTTATCCTTCATTAAATTTTGAAACAGCGTCAATAACTCTTGTTCCGCTATCGGATCTAGAAATGCACTGGGCTCGTCCAATATATACATATCTGCATTTCTCATAAAGGCGCGAGCAATTGCTATACGTTGCCATTGCCCTCCAGAAAGTTGATAGCCTTCCTCAAACCAACGCCCTAATTGTGTTTCCAGACCATAAGGTAATCGCTCTACTACTTCTTCCAACCCTGCATATTCGATAGCCTTATGAATCTCTGTATTTTCAGACAACTGATTTATCGAACCGAAACCAACATTATGCCTAGCTGACATCTCATATTTCAAAAAATCTTGAAAGACAACTCCTATTTTACCTTGAAAAACCTTTATATTATAATTATATATATTTTTGTCATTTATTTCTATTTTTCCACCATAGTCATTATATAACTGCATAAGCAATTTAACAAGCGTAGATTTCCCTGATCCGTTTTCACCGACTATCGCTAATACTTGGCCCTTAGAAAGAGAAAAACTAACTCCATTAAGCGCGTTCTTTTTCTGCCCCGGGTAAGTGAAAGTAACATTTTTAAAAGAAACTTTTTCTATATTAAAATCTACAATTTCTTTTTTTTCTGCATTTGTCGATCTATAGGCAGGGTCTGAGGTAGGCAAAGCTAAGAAATCGAACATCTGATTTAAATAAAGATTATTTTGAGAAAACTGCAGCATCCCTTGAATGATTGAGCGAATTTGGCTTTGAGAGAGTGTAATTGCCTGGATGTATCCATATAAGCTCCCCAATAGCAAACTATCTTTTAAGGTATCCCTTACAGCAATCCATATAAGTCCTAACACCACGCCTAGTTCTAAAATCCCGTATAGTAAATTATATTTCGTTCGCTTTAGGAGAATTGCCCTATCAACCCTATAGAATTCATCCATGAAGTTTCTATACCTATCCAGCAAGTAGGGTCCCAACTGGAATAGCTTAACTTCCTTCACAGCTTGATCATTAGTAAGAAGATATGTCATGTACCACGATTGCCTATATAATGGTGTACGCTTCATAAAAACCTCAAACTGTTCACGATTCACTTTGATTGTTGAATATATCGATGCAGTAGAGGCAATAATCAATAAAATAACAACCCACCATTTCCACAACACAAGAATGGCTGCGGAAGAAATTAATGTTACACAATTGGACATCATATTTACTAGTTGTGTATACATTTGGTATGGTCTATAAGCAGCTTCCGAAGAGGCCCTCTTTAATTTATCGTTAATGGAAGAATTCTCGAAATCTTCCAATCCCAAATAGGTTGATTTTTCGCAGACCAGTACATTTAGTGATTTAGAAACCCGAGCTTCAAGATTGCCTTCAACAAAACCTTGAATTGTCCCTATAATATTTTTCAAGAAAATAATGAAGGAAAAAAATGCAAATTGTGAAATAACCGATGAAGCAGTAGCTCCGAAATTGGAAGATATCGTATTTAAAAGCCCTTGCATAGCCATAAGAGAGAGTACGGGGATAAATCCCTGAATAATATAAATAAGTATGCTTAATACGATATATAGCTTGTTTAATTTGAACATTAAATGAAGCAGCCTTGACCCTTGAAACAAGGTATTCCATAGTATAGTTTTTTGTTTCATGATCATTTGCAGTTCCTCCGATATTGGATGAAACTGTTTACTGCATGTCGTACTAACGTCATGATTTTGTTTTCTAGATCTCGATCTAGTCCTAGAAGTCGATTTAAGTGCATGTGAATAACACTGAATACAATGTCGTCGAAAGTATTCATTAGTTCACCATTTGATTTTAATTCGTCTATTGCCCTTTTGTAATTCTTAACAGAATCACTCCTACTATTAAAACTTTCAAGTAAAGGTGCATATGGCTGTTCCTTATACAATTCTTTTCGTACAAACATTTTTAGCAGTTCACCTTTGCGATTTCTAAACTCCGGTAAATGATCTTTTAACTCAAAATATTTATTCAGCTCTAATAACATATTTTCATTTGTGTATTCAAACTGATGAAATAACTCTATTACACTTAAAATTGCAATAGTTTCTATATCTAAATTAGTTTTATTAAACCTAATCAAATGAACCAACTGTGCTGTTAGCAAGCTGTCAATCGCAAAGAGTTCTTCCGCTAACCGCATCGACTGATAACCTCCATAACGTTCAATTTCTGGTTCATACGTATCGAATGTAATTTTGGTTATCATTCCATCTTTTAGTAATTTCACGCTCCACTGGTTAATATCATTCATTAAATCTTTATAATATTCTCCTTT
Proteins encoded in this region:
- a CDS encoding ABC transporter permease, whose product is MSALIINELSKIYRQKWLWLIVLGILVISYTDVSFFMQGRSTLHPDFFSESLMTYGISSNLYLWCNIFVAVLAASIYTDEFRNGQLRFVFLRRFSKTKIFVSKLLTIYFLLFLLLVFYGIVLCAAGYVQIPIEGYANKQQLIVGSALQTLSVYFMAYVTLIAICSLFVFLAMYSKNVTYALGFCMIYILFSLLLDGVNTSLAGLFPPSSYFFELFRNITIPYMQYSNLNILFAGSSNSIAAMVTLVLLHVAVFTYLSFKKFTRADYFS
- a CDS encoding ABC transporter ATP-binding protein — translated: MIMKQKTILWNTLFQGSRLLHLMFKLNKLYIVLSILIYIIQGFIPVLSLMAMQGLLNTISSNFGATASSVISQFAFFSFIIFLKNIIGTIQGFVEGNLEARVSKSLNVLVCEKSTYLGLEDFENSSINDKLKRASSEAAYRPYQMYTQLVNMMSNCVTLISSAAILVLWKWWVVILLIIASTASIYSTIKVNREQFEVFMKRTPLYRQSWYMTYLLTNDQAVKEVKLFQLGPYLLDRYRNFMDEFYRVDRAILLKRTKYNLLYGILELGVVLGLIWIAVRDTLKDSLLLGSLYGYIQAITLSQSQIRSIIQGMLQFSQNNLYLNQMFDFLALPTSDPAYRSTNAEKKEIVDFNIEKVSFKNVTFTYPGQKKNALNGVSFSLSKGQVLAIVGENGSGKSTLVKLLMQLYNDYGGKIEINDKNIYNYNIKVFQGKIGVVFQDFLKYEMSARHNVGFGSINQLSENTEIHKAIEYAGLEEVVERLPYGLETQLGRWFEEGYQLSGGQWQRIAIARAFMRNADMYILDEPSAFLDPIAEQELLTLFQNLMKDKIGIFITHRISSAALADYILVMRDGEVVEQGTHAQLMDLGGYYNRMFRVQAESFVQKTIAMS
- a CDS encoding GNAT family N-acetyltransferase, which produces MTQPMDATGYKLIAADAGMYSKQFATYRKNVWFRPSWNTLQQMMKVATDCYWIIADGARVAGVTLTDKAICSLFMFPPYEWSSSLVAFLKEHLIGRSSFSGPIYAYNVLPEHLSAFTAEGFQPLPARKCMIRPTEQQDIALASPYLCIPPQSSQSMMLTDLMKEAYRHGTDERSDAQYKEDTEYYFKHAAQEALQAASSILINRETNEIVGLCLVSSWEELPLIYEIAVKPAYRGQGLGKYMLRRAVHQLNDTYSVLRLFVTSGNAAEKLYSSLGFLSGDELTDMICSMHSKG
- a CDS encoding lanthionine synthetase C family protein; amino-acid sequence: MLYKLASWVPIDSSQRDDVADIVRSIATRYVDPDEVQDQMIHVPKQEVDGITINNWSPLSLGNGFPGICLLLGKLDELFPDEGWDLVGHKYLKKMQSLIQQNGIADFSLFDGLAGILIGIEALSRGRTRYQGLLHSLLTFFEEEVLRGIKFYKEEWLEGNVKISDYDVISGFAGIGRAALNFSHRPKGKKVVQEICELFHILCIDKLYQATEIPRWHIKSEEQFLEKERSKYPNGNFNLSLSHGIAGPLAFLSLAVMNNISSSHSISDIRKMVEWLSSWEFAGNQGRIFPGRVSLEEFLEGSVKTTIEGYRDSWCYGVPGITRSIWLAGRALNNKHWLTSSHQMFLDVEGRMIHNYGLTSDIVCHGTSGLLQCIQRIYSETGDEQMKYIRDTLVEDLISSYDSNSLFGYYDQKVIDGKYVKMDEAGFLNGSAGIAVVLASLLDSKSPSWDAALLLQ
- a CDS encoding ABC transporter ATP-binding protein codes for the protein MLHPILEVNGVTKTIGKRLLINKTSFKLEKGKIYGFIGPNGAGKTTLMRIMTGLIQPTTGEVLIDSKSIVKEREEAISKIGAIIESPVFFDYMTGRQVLRNLSRLHKTIKKSEREKHITELLQRVGLEGRADESVKTYSLGMKQRLGIAQSMLGHPEILLLDEPSNGLDPMGMRELRDIIIHLRETENYTFFISSHLLDELQHICDHLIVIREGKIVWSGETADLVNEGERLEDSFMRMMQS
- a CDS encoding helix-hairpin-helix domain-containing protein, which codes for MTILIVIILIVGLAGIIGNQYAALRRMESIGPKFARDMIELGYDSLDELKKQDGAHLFDALEQLYGVEIDPCVEDQCRLIVDFARHRNHSRQWWDFTEERKQYRDQYGYPPNRPQKE